The genomic DNA TACAAGATACCAGTTCCAGAAAACTTAAGAAGTAGCATGGACAAGATATTTAAAGTCATTTCAGAAAAACATGAAACTGAAACAGTTTACAGATTTGATGAGGAAGCCAAGTCTGTTTTTAACAACTTCCACGACAATTattatatagaaaagaaaatgcAGTTTACCGAAGATGAGAACAGAAGAGGGGTTCTTTCTAAAAGTCTTGGTTACATTATAAGGCTTTCAGGAATTATAACAGCTGTACAAAATGCTTCAGCTGTAGTTAAAGGTATGATTTACATGTTGTCAATATGGCTTTTCTTTCAACAAGAAGTTAGATAAacattattatgtttttgtttcatttattcaaaatctaataattacattacatgtatatttcaacataatccgttattttgattggctaacaacAATCTCACATTATTCTTTTTAGCACAATGATATGTAACATCCATGATAGCATGTGCTTACACACAAAAATGCACAGgcaaatataagaaatatttgatagaaattGTTTATTCATGATCCTAGcaaaacaaatgtaattataagaattGGATTACTTattttatagggttgtaaaagcgttgaccgaagtacatttttagacacttccgcgcttcatacaaaatgcaATCTGCATTTGATCAAAATGATGATAGAAAATTTGATTATGTGTCAAATACAGGATATATCACCTGGATGTTCAAGAAATACTCATATGAAGGAATAAATTGCCTTAAATCTATTACAAATTTATACTTTGAAATCTTTTATAACAAGCAGAAATATGACTTATTTTACAGAGGAACTGGACTTAGATGAATACAGATGGGATTGTTCAGTTTCGGCTCCTAATGTAAAGAAGGCTATAGCTCTAATGCAATACTTTATAGACACTAAATTTGCCCTACTACCTATATGTGACAGAATTGAAGAGTTTCATGAATCACAAACTCAATCAGGTGAGAATATTAaactaaaatacaaattgtttatagctgttcggtgtgagctaatGCTCCGCGTTGAAGGCTGTACgtttacctataattgtttactttttatacattgtgatttggatggagagttgtctcattggcactaatacgacatattttttatatattgaagaGGACGTAATTATTAACAAATTTCTTACACTCTGAGGGTACCAATTAGTAATGTTTTTCAGGGCACCATACCGATTGTGCACTTGGGATGTATTACGTTAGATTAACAGGTGGGTTAAATTGAGTTATCTTTACTTAGCACCCATCCCCTAAGAAGGCGACAATTTAAgcagatacaaaaaaaaagactaatcGACTACTGTAATTAAATAGAcagatataaaagatatttataaacatagatttataatttattaatatgatTGGAATATCAGTTACTGAAATCATCAAAACGCtttacaaatgattttaaaatttattcaatgtttttttagaaatttctaACGAGATGCAGATTATGCAAGACTGTGGACAGAAGATTAAACGACTCTTGGAGTTTGAAACAGAGACCTTAGATATAACTTCCGCAATGGCGTGCAGGAATGCACTTTTCCCTGCTGTTCCCAAAGAGCAACGAGGAGGTGGTAATAATAGATTCCCGTCTTGGGCGGCGGACAAATTCTTCAAAActgtaagttttatttttaagattatttattaaaaaaacagagaattcagtgaattcatattttttccCCCACAATACATATATCGTTATATAATGTATAGTTGTTAGTAAATTCGTACgggatttatttaatttgaatgaaTGTTTTCATTTAAGGGTAAAACAAACAGGTCACTTATTTTCATACCGAATTTCCCTTCAGTTTCGAATACTTTAAGTAACTTGTAAAttctaaatgattttaaaattaaatagatgTTGCACTTTTCTCATATCTCAAAACTGTCGTGCTACTTAGGATCACATCTTATGTATGTATATACCTCATTTTATAAAGCAAAGGTATATAGTGCTTGGGGAAGTATGTCCATCCATtagttcgtccgtccgtccgttcgttccgTACAGTGAGTCGAGTTAGGTAGGAGTACTCGTTtatatccacaaaaaaaacctATAATCAAATGAAACTTAATTTTCGATTTTCGATTTTATAGTTCTAAATCATATCTGTGATGTTAATAAATATACTGAAAACAatgttttaggtttctgaacTTGGATTTGGAACTATCGAAACAAGGACTCACGCATTAAACAAAACTGCTTCCTCATGTTTCCGGAAAAGGAAATATGAAGACCTATCAGATGGATGCAAAGACATTGCCAAAAAACTCAAAATCGACGAAGACAAATATATGAATGGGTCAAaaggtaaaattgaaaaattcttACACCACTATaagttttaataacacaaaatatacgtataatatttgtattgaaaCTGTTCCGATATATATCAAATGTGAAATACCACCATAAATAGGAATCTACATGATATCATATAAAGGAGGCAAATTAATTGTGActagtataatattttttatgattctTTGTTAGTTAAACTTTGTATATTACTAGTACTTGATACGTTGTTAAAATTTAGAGAGCTGTGCATTATAGCAAATTGAAAGACTTTTAAAATTCAATCGTTTTATCTTTGTTATGTATTAAGGCTGATTGATTGTTATATTTGCCATCAAACATTGATTACTGTTTGCTTATTTTTCCCCAAAGAGCCATGAACTTTCAGTCATTACTGGTCAGAAGCTAATACGTAAAGTCCATTGTAACATTTAATAGTGAATTTTATCCTCTAATTGATATAagcaatgaaacaaaatgttggGTATTTTTTATCTATTCCTGTATAATTTTTGTCACTAttattttcagaaaaagaaaacaaagagaTCAGGGAACCATTAATCAACGTCACAAACAGAGACAGCCAATCTTGAAGGACTGCATTATACTATATTCGCTTAATTTCAGaatctaataaaataaattccatATTATACACATTATATGGTAATATATTTGGTTAACATTGTGTTTCTGTTTCACACTTTTGTTATCTGTTGTAAAAAAGGATATGGTACGTCGTTATTTTTTTCCTCCATTACACTTTTGTAGTGTAACATGGATAAGCAACTTTGTGCATGTGCAGGATAAATTTTACAGTGTGAATTGTGTGAATTTGCTGTACACAGACAACTTTAATTACGCCTATAAATCAATTGTTAAAGATACTGgggaaaaaaaatacacttgtaaacttgatacaaaatttaaaaaaaaacacatgttaatAATGCCATAAAGGGAAGATCGCTTTTATTGTTGTCTTTCATCTTGAAAGTTGCAGTGAGATTTTCAACACGTGCATATCTGTGGTAGCTGTAAATCTTATAGTCTGTTTCTGTGTATGTCGGCGTTCGCCTGTGTTGTAAATCTGTGTTTATGTTGTATCTTGTGGTTGGTGTTTTTTCCTCGGTTTTTGGTTTGTTTCATGGATTTGTTCCCTCTatatcgatttatgactttttgaaaagaggtatactactgttgcctatatTCATGTCAGATTAAAGATTTTACCGAGCACCAGTTTGAGCAGAACTATATTAGTGATGTTACGGTTATAATTAAGGCTATGGTAAGACTGTTTTTAATATGCCATCAGGCGCCGTAGGCTGTTTCAACGTTTCAATATGCCTTTTGCCATCACAGGCTATGCCAATGTGCCATGTAGCACCGGATGCTATGTTCTCGTGtgaatgttatattattgttatagTTACGGTAGCGTGAGGTTGTATTAAGTATGCCATCAGACACCGTATACTGTTACAATGTGCCGCCTAGCGACGTAGGCTGTGTCCTCGTGTATGAGTGATGTTAGGGTTATAATTAAGACTATGGTAAGACTGTTTTTAATATGCCATCAGGCGCCGTTGGCTGTTTCAATATATTATCTAAGGCCGTAGGCTGTGTCAATGTGCCTTAATTAAAGCAATGGAGAGCAAAGTTATAGTTAGGGTTATATTTAAGGTTAGGTTATGTGTCGTCATGCGCCGTATGCTTTTTCATTGTGCCATCAAGCGCCGTAGGTTATGCCAATGTGCCACCTAGCGCCGTAGGCTATGTCCTcacataagatttgttttagggttagggttagggaaATGTAAATGTTACACCTAGTGTCATAGgctagggttagggttagggtaatgTCAATGTGACACCTACCGCCGTAGGCTAGGGTTAGGGTTCAGATTTGGTAAAGTTGTGACAAGGTTAAAGTTAAAATTATAGTTAGTGTAAGAGTAAGGCTTTATCAAATATACCATCTAGCGACGTAGGCTGACATATTACTTTGACATTGTTAGGGTTAGCCGTAGGCTGTGTCAATGTGCTTTCTAGCAATGAATTGTAAAGGTttatttagggttagggttatagttAAGGTTAGGATAAGGCTGTTTTAAATATGTCATTAGGCGCCGTATGCTGTTTTAATGTACCATCTAGCGCCGTAGGCTATGTTAATGTGCCACCTAGCGCCGTAGGCTATGTCCTCGCGTAagaggggttagggttagggtaatgTCAATGTGACACCTAGCGCCGTAGcctagggttagggttaggggttaaggttggggttagggttagggtaagggtttAGGGTTAGGGATAagagttagggttagggttagggttagggttaggaaTAGGATTAGGTTTAGGGTTAGGAGTTAGGGGTTAGGTTTaagattagggttagggtttgttAAAGTTATGAAAAGgttaaagtaaattttatagTTAGCGTAAGGGTAAGGCTTTAACAGATATATCATCTAGTGCCGTAGGCTGTGTCAATGTGTCTTCTTAGACTGTTTGTGTAGGTTGTTTGAATGTGTTTTATTGCGTCATATGTGTCTTGACATAGAGCTAGGTTAGGTTTAGAGAAAGGGTAAGGCTGTATCAAATATACTATCTAGCACCGAAGTATGTGTTAATGTACCACCTAGTGCCGTATGCTTTGTCCATGGGTTAGCATTACATCAATGTGCCATCTAGCGCGCCGTAGGCTATGTCAATGTGCCACCTAAGGCCGTAGGCTATGTCCTCGCGTAAGAGAGGTTAAGGTTATAGTTAAGGTaagggtaagggttagggttagggttagggttagggatTAGAGTAAGTGAACGGGTTTGAGATAGGATTTGGGTTATGGTAGTGTCAATGTGACACCTAGCGACGTAGCCtagggttagggtaaggggtttgggtttgggttagggtaagggtaagggtaagggttagggtaAGGGGTTTGGGTAAGGGTAAGGGTAAGGGTAAGGGGTAGGGTTATGAATAAGAGTTAGAGTTAGAGTTAGGAATATGATTAGTGGTTAGGAGTTAGATCAGGGTTAGGGTTTGTTAAAGTTATGATAAGGTTAAAGTAAAAATTGTAGTAAGTGTAAGGGTAAGGCTATAACAAGTATATCATCTAGTGCCGTAGGCTGTGTCAGTGTGCCTTCTTAGTTTATTTGTGTAGGttgtttaaatgtgttttattgcGTCATATGTGTCTTGGTAAAGAGTTAGGTTAGGTTTAGGGAATGGTTAAGGCTGTATCGATAAGATTGTTCTCTGTTTATTATATGCATATACAATTGACTGAGTTGATTATATTGATTAACCGTGGCAATATCGATACTACCAAGCTccaataaaaattttgaatatacagTTGACTGAGTTGATTATATTGATCAACCGTGACACAATCGTATCGATTGTACTCGATCGATACGATCGTATTCCacttaaaatatgaatatacagTTGACTAAGTTGATTGTATTGTTCAACTGTGGCACAATCGTATCGATTGTACACGATTGATACGATCGCGTTCCatttaaatatgaatatcaaAATTGACTGAGTTGATTGTATTGATCAACTGTGGCACAATCGTATCGATTGTACACGATCGATACGATCGTGTTCCACTTAAAATATGGATATACAGTTGACTGACTTGATTATATTGATTAACCATGCCACATCGATCTTtacttaaaatatgaaattacaGTTCGGAAtgtctagttttgtgtacactgaaCCTACGCAAGGCCTACATCGAccatcgactgcatgtagacaaaacatgatttaaactacatgtaaaccttgagttttatcaatgggaacgtaattatgtttagtttatatatgagttacactaacacaacaccgagtttaggtcaatgtgaacacggcctaaggtTATAagaatctatactattaaacgagaagacctcattttgggtgtcgcttctcttctttccacaataaaataatcttcatgcctctgtgtcctatatgtacagtgcataatcgcgtttgtcatccattcatatgattatccaatttgagttattttgggagaaaaacgagatatgtttccgtcattggacgaaattttaagtcagattagacttccggtttgcgttttctgtatacttttatcatacatatactacgaataaagtgtatttctGTCTAATATCCGTCATTGAACGAAATTTTGATTCAGATTAGAACTCTGGCTTgcgtttattatataatttgagacaaatacatatactaggaataaagtttattttctgtctgataccATTTTTAAGTTTACTATCAACGGcggtcacagagtttattaaatagagtgtttgtataatatatcaatgaccgccGTGGATCGATTATAAAACTGagaattaaatttaaaagaaaatacactatATCTATCGTAATAAATGAAGCAGGACCTTTTCGGGACATCGGAAACGGATATTTTTAAGATcaaaatttcaggattgaccattttgggatccgggatttcttttttcgtaTTTCAGGATGtcgaaatatttaataaatattaaatttggaACCTAGGGATTTCATGTTCTTAAGACCGGGATATCGGGATGAGGACCGCTCCCGGTGCGATCCCCCCTtttatgaatgttcataatatatagataagcgctaaaattatccATGCGTCATTAAAAGTAATAGAGaactaacaaacaaaaaggatttcttttgtggaaaaaggaggagccgggctagaaaaacaattatcctgtccaAAATTACCTATGATTTTTGATACCTTTTTGAAAATCTCCAGTCATtaagtttttttacaaaaaaataaagataaggtATGAATGCCTTGCAATGAGACAGCATtccgcaagagaccaaaatgacaccgaaattaacatttaaaggtcatcttacggccttcaacaatgtgcaaagccgatactgcatagtctgatataaaaggccccgaaatgacaatgtaaatcaattcaaatgagaatACTAAcagctttatttatttatttatttccaaaaaatgaacgaaaaacaaatatgaaacacataaacaaacgacaaccactgaatgagGACCCCTTCCGGTGCGATCACCGGGAGGGGTCCTCACCCCCCtgacttgaatgttcataatatactatatgtatgttcataatgaaatgaatagaaaacaaaaaataggaattttggaaataaagaagaagggttaaaaaaaaaaaatttcctgtccccaagtacctattACTTCTGttacttttcctgaaattcacAAGTcagtaaatcttttacaaaattcttcctacaacactttacatactttcaacCACGCTctaaatgcccgcgatttcgcgggtgtgttctagtatgtATTAAAATACAGAGTTGACTGAGTTGACCATATTCATCAACATTCATAATTAgtttgtaattttaatgaagAGTTGACTGAGTTGATTAAATTTATCAACTGTGGAACAATTGTAACGATTCAATACGATCGATACGATCGTGCaacgttttaaatataaaaaaatagagttGACTGAGTTGAATAAATTGTTCAACTGTGGCACAAACGTAATGATTGAATACGATCGATACGATCGTGCAacgttttaaatatataaaaaaatagagttGATTAGATTGATCAACTGTGGCACAATCGTAATGATTGAATACGATCGATACGTTCCTGCgacgtttaaaatataaaaatataacaaaaatagagTTGAATGAGTTGATTAGATTGATCAACTGCGGCACAATCGTAATGATTGAATACGATCGATACGATCGTGcaacgtttaaaatataaaaaaatagagttgactgagttgaataaattgttcaactgtggcacaatcgtaacgattgaatacgatcgatacgatcgtgcaacgtttaaaatataaaaaaaatagagttgactgagttgaataaattgttcaactgtggcacaatcgtaacgattgaatacgatcgatacgatcgtgcaacgtttaaaatataaaaaaatagagttGACTGAGTTGTTAAACTTGTTCAACTGTGGCACAATCGTAACGATTGAATACGATCGATACGATCGTGcaacgtttaaaatataaaaaaaaagagttgacTGAGTTGATTTAATTTATCAACTGTGACACAATCGTAACGATTGAATACGATCGATACGATCGTGcaacgtttaaaatataaaaaaaaatagagttgaCTGAGTTGAATAACTTGTTCAACTGTGGCACAATCGTAACGATTGAATACGATCGATACGATCGTGcaacgtttaaaatataaaaaaatagagttGACTGAGTTGTTAAACTTGTTCAACTGTGGCACAATCGTAACGATTGAATACGATCGATACGATCGTGcaacgtttaaaatataaaaaaaaagagttgacTGAGTTGATTTAATTTATCAACTGTGACACAATCGTAACGATTGAATACGATCGATACGATCGTGcaacgtttaaaatataaaaaaaaatagagttgaCTGAGTTGAATAACTTGTTCAACTGTGGCACAATCGTAACGATTGAATACGATCGATACGATCGTGcaacgtt from Mytilus trossulus isolate FHL-02 chromosome 8, PNRI_Mtr1.1.1.hap1, whole genome shotgun sequence includes the following:
- the LOC134681359 gene encoding uncharacterized protein LOC134681359, whose protein sequence is MATSTLRKRYKEAQKVDFPGIEETSNSYIEELIMAQANAIGCPPEFLYFPFLTTTAGFMGSKSVIEFHEEWKEPAIIWTIIAASKGEKKSPALKRIKDAVTRIQDAKQKQWTMQQETKSETPTRNTKSSLQVPPQIIIDVFSMEEMHSVLLRNNYQVIGIYEEIKVLHQSLDIYKPGGSLVDRKQFLNLNGGSAWDRNFKNSGYSHLPRTHFNHTGMIQPVILVEMMDRDDWDGFNDRYLISCPKEVMFTSNMYKIPVPENLRSSMDKIFKVISEKHETETVYRFDEEAKSVFNNFHDNYYIEKKMQFTEDENRRGVLSKSLGYIIRLSGIITAVQNASAVVKEELDLDEYRWDCSVSAPNVKKAIALMQYFIDTKFALLPICDRIEEFHESQTQSEISNEMQIMQDCGQKIKRLLEFETETLDITSAMACRNALFPAVPKEQRGGGNNRFPSWAADKFFKTVSELGFGTIETRTHALNKTASSCFRKRKYEDLSDGCKDIAKKLKIDEDKYMNGSKEKENKEIREPLINVTNRDSQS